Genomic segment of Paenibacillus sp. FSL R5-0623:
ACCACTTTGCTATTGATTTTGCGCAAACCCAATGTTTTCACAGTTGTTCTTTGCGTCTCCGGACGTCCGATCAAGCTGCGGACGAGGGTAATTTCTAATTTAGCCATGAGAATTCCCTCCTTAACCCAGAAGCTCTTCGACGGATTTTCCGCGCAGTTTAGCCACGTCTTCAGCACGCTTCAAACGGGACAAACCTTCCAAAGTCGCATTGACCATGTTCATGGAATTCGAAGAACCCAGAGATTTTGTCAAAATGTCACCTACACCAGCAAGTTCGAGAACCGCACGTACAGGACCACCAGCGATAACACCAGTACCTTCAGATGCTGGTTTCAACAGCACGCGTCCTGCGCCGAACTTACCTGTTACCAAGTGAGGAATCGATGTTCCTACGAGTGGAACGTGTACAAGGTTTTTCTTAGCGTCTTCAATACCTTTGCGAATTGCATCAGGTACTTCGCCCGCTTTACCGATACCAGCTCCAACCCAGCCGTTGCCGTCGCCGACTACAACCAGTGCGCTAAAGCTGAAACGGCGTCCGCCTTTTACTACTTTAGCTACGCGATTAATATTTACAACTCTTTCAGTCAGTTCCAAAGTATTCGGATCTACACGCAAGTCGTTAACCTCCTTTTGAAAAATATCTTAAAACTCAAGTCCTGCTTCACGAGCCGCTTCAGCCAATGCTGCGATACGACCATGGTACAGATAACCGCTACGGTCAAATACGATATTGGACACACCTTTGTCTTTAGCACGTTTAGCAACGAGTTCGCCAACTTTACGAGCTGATTCAACAGATGCACCATTTTTGATGTCAGTGCTCAATTCTTTGTCTACGGTAGACGCGGAAGCGATTGTTACACCAGCAACATCATCGATGATTTGAGCATACATATGTTTACCAGAACGGAATACGTTCAAACGAGGACGTGCTGCCGTTCCTTGGATTTTCTTACGAACACGAAGGTGTCTTTTCAGACGAGCCTTATTTTTATCTGGTTTCGTAATCATCTCAAAGATTCACTCCTTTCAGGTTACCTCGCTGGCTTCAAAGCAGAAGCCACGGGGTATATTAGAAACACACGAAGCAAGCAAGCCGAAAGCCGCGCAAAGGCGGTAAGAGAAATCTTATTTCTTCTTACCGGCTTTACCTTCCTTACGGATGATACGCTCGCCTTCATATTTAATACCTTTACCTTTGTATGGCTCAGGTTCACGTACGGAACGGATTTTAGCAGCGTAAGCACCTACACGCTCTTTGTCAATTCCGCGAACGATGATTTTTGTATTCGAAGGTACTTCGAATTCAATTCCCGCTTCCGGTGTAATTTCAACCGGGTGAGAGTAACCAACGTTCAGAACGATTTTATCTCCGGATTTGCTTGCACGATATCCGACCCCAACCAATTCCAGAGATTTCGCGAATCCTTCAGTAACGCCGCTCACCATATTGTTTACAACGCTACGCGTTGTGCCGTGCAAAGAACGGTGAGTTTTGTTATCGGAAGGACGCACAACTGTGATTTCGTTATTTTCAACCGTAACCTTCATGTCTTTATGAAGCTCACGAGTCAAAGTTCCTTTAGGTCCTTTTACCGTAATAACGGTGTTGTCCAGGGTGATGTCTACACCACTTGGTACTGTGATTGGTTTGCGACCAATACGAGACATATGTTGCACCTCCTATCTTGTGACGTTATATTACCAAACGTAGCAAACGACTTCTCCGCCGGATTTCGATTGACGAGCTTCTTTGTCCGTCATGATACCTTTAGATGTCGAGATGATCGCGATTCCCAGGCCACCAAGTACACGAGGTACTTCGTTGCTTTTCGTGTAAACACGAAGACCAGGTTTACTGATTCTTTTCAGACCAGTGATAACGCGCTCGTTATTTTGACCGTATTTCAGGAAAACACGGATAATCCCTTGTTTGTTATCATCGATAACTTCAGCGTCACGGATGAAACCTTCACGCTTCAGGATATCGGCGATTTGTTTTTTCATTGTCGAAGCAGGCATTTCTACCGTTTCGTGACGAACAGTGTTCGCGTTACGAATACGAGTAAGCATATCTGCAATTGGATCAGACATAGTCATTGTGAGTTAACCTCCTTCCCGTTCAGGACTTTTTACCAGCTTGCTTTTTTCACGCCAGGGATCTGGCCTTTATAAGCTAATTCACGGAAACAAATTCTGCAAATTTTGAACTTTTGCAGGACCGAATGTGGACGTCCGCAACGCTCACAGCGTGTATATGCACGTACTTTAAACTTAGGTGTACGTTGTTGTTTAACTTTCATCGAAGTTTTTGCCACTTAGCCTGACACCTCCTAAATAATTTCGGAGAAAAGGGAGTCTTTCCAGACACCCGGAAACGTTATGCCAACATTACTTAACGAAAGGCATTCCCATTTGCGTGAGCAATTCGCGGGACTCTTCGTCTGTTTTCGCCGTTGTTACGATGACAATATCCATACCGCGGACTTTATCAACTTTATCATACTCGATCTCTGGGAAGATCAGTTGCTCTTTCAGACCCAGTGTGTAGTTACCACGTCCATCGAAAGCTTTACTCGATACACCGCGGAAGTCGCGGACACGAGGAAGCGTTACGTTGAGCAATTTATCTAGGAAGAAGTACATACGCTCACCGCGTAATGTTACTTTCACACCGATAGGCATATTCTCACGCAGTTTGAAACCTGCGATAGATTTTTTAGCACGAGTGATTACAGGTTTTTGACCTGCGATCAGTTGCAAATCGTTTACTGCGGAATCCAACACTTTAGAGTTTTGGACAGCGTCGCCCACACCCATGTTGATAACGATTTTCTCGATTTTCGGCACTTGCATTACCGTTGTATAGTTAAACTTCTGCATCAAAGCAGGAGCGATTTCTTGCAGGTAACGTTCTTTCATTCTTGATGCCATGAATCATAGCCCTCCTTTCTCATTCGGTTCAATTAGTCGATAATTTCTCCGGAACGTTTAGCAACGCGCACTTTCTTACCGTTATCCAAAACTTTGTAACCTACACGGGTTACTTTTCCGCTCTTCGGATCGATGTGCATTACGTTGGAAACGTGAATCGGAGCTTCCTTCTCGATAATGCCGCCTTGCGGATTTTGCTGGTTAGGCTTCTGGTGTTTTTTCACCATGTTAACACCTTCCACAAGGACGCGGTTCTCACGAGGATAAGCAGCGATGACACGGCCTTTTTTACCTTTGTCTTTACCGCTGATCACCATAACCGTATCTTCCTTTTTAACGTGAAGTTTGTTGTTATGGGATTCCAGAACTTTTTTCACTCTTGGCATTTCGTACACCTCCTGTTTCTAACATCACGAGATTAAGCTTTAGATAACTTCTGGAGCCAAGGAAACGATTTTCATGAAGTCTTTATCGCGAAGTTCGCGAGCAACTGGTCCGAAAATACGTGTTCCACGTGGGCTTCTGTCGTCTTTTACAACAACCGCTGCATTTTCATCAAAACCGATGTAGGAACCGTCTTTACGACGTACAGAACGTTTCGTACGAACGACAACCGCTCTAACTACATCACCTTTTTTGACAACGCCGCCTGGTGTTGCTTGTTTAACAGAACAAACGATCAGATCACCGATTTGAGCTGTACGACGTCCCGTACCGCCGAGTACGCGGATACACATCAGTTCCTTCGCACCGGAGTTGTCAGCCACAGTCAAACGTGTAAATGGTTGAATCATTTAGTATTCCTCCTTTCAGCAGTGCTGCTGAGCATTAGATGATAACCGCTTTTTCTACGATTTCAGTAAGTCTCCAGCGTTTATCTTTCGAAAGCGGACGAGTCTCCATGATTTTCACCGTGTCACCGATTTTCGCAGTGTTTTCTTCGTCATGTGCTTTGAATTTTTTAGTAACCTTAATGCGTTTATGGTACAAGTTGTGTTTTTTGTAAGTTTCTACAGCAACAACAATCGTTTTGTCCATTTTATCGCTGACCACTTTACCAGTTTGCACTTTACGTGCGTTACGTTCTTCGCTCATTGTTGGCCTCCTTCCTGATTACGGACGGATTGTCCATCCTATCCCTAATTAACCGATTCCCAATTCTCTCTCACGGATAATGGTTTTAGCACGAGCTATTTCTTTCCGCACATCACGGATGCGAGTCGGGTTATCCAGCTGACCGGTAGCTAATTGAAAGCGGAGGTTAAAGAGTTCTTCTTTAAATCCGGCAATCTTTTGCTCGATTTCAGCAGAGGTTAGGTTGCGAAATTCACTAGCTTTCATTTGCTTCACCACCCAATTCTTCACGTTTCACGAACTTCGTTTTGATTGGCAGTTTGTGAGCGGCAAGACGCATTGCTTCGCGTGCAATTTCCTCCGGTACACCAGCAAGTTCAAACATGATCTTACCTGGTTTCACTACTGCAACCCATTTTTCTACGTTACCTTTACCGCTACCCATCCGAACCTCGAGAGGCTTTTGAGTGATTGGTTTGTCTGGGAAAATTTTGATCCAAACTTTACCACCACGTTTGATGTAACGAGTCATCGCAATACGAGCCGCTTCGATCTGACGGTTCGTAATCCAAGCCGGTTCCGTAGCTTGCAGACCGTATTCGCCAAAGTTCAGAGTCGTTCCGCCTTTAGCTTGGCCTTTCATATGTCCACGTTGTTGCTTACGGTGTTTTACGCGTTTTGGTACCAACATGATTAGTTGCCTCCTTCCTTAGCAGCTTGTTTCTTAGCCGTAGGAAGAACCTCTCCACGATAGATCCATACTTTTACGCCGATAAGTCCGTAAGTAGTATGAGCCTCTGCTGTACCATAGTCAATGTCAGCACGCAGTGTGTGCAGTGGAACAGTTCCTTCGCTGTAGCCTTCAGAACGTGCGATCTCAGCACCGCCAAGACGTCCGCCTACTTGAGTTTTGATACCTTTAGCACCGGAGCGCATAGTTCTTTGAATTGCTTGTTTCAGAGCACGACGGAAAGAAACACGACGTTCCAATTGTTGTGCAATGCTTTCAGCTACAAGAACAGCGTCCAAGTCTTGGTTCTTAATTTCAGAAATGTTGATGTGTACTTTTTTACCGCCAGCAATTTTCGTAATTTGGTTACGAAGATTTTCAACTTCCGAACCACCCTTACCAATAACCATACCTGGTTTAGCAGTGTGAATCGTTACGTTTACGCGGTTAGCCGCTCTCTCAATTTCTACACGAGATAAAGCGGAGTCTTTCAATTTATTTTTCAGGAATTCACGAATTCTCACGTCTTCCATCAAAAGATCACCGAAGTCTTTGCCTGCATACCACTTAGATTCCCAGTCACGGATAATTCCGACACGGAGTCCGACTGGATTTACCTTTTGGCCCACACATTTCCCCTCCTTCTACTTCTCAGATACCACCAAAGTAATGTGGCTAGTACGTTTGTTAATACGACTTGCACGTCCCATTGCACGAGGGCGGAAACGTTTCATTGTCGGTCCTTGGTTCACGTAAGCTTGCGAGATAACCAAGTTGTTAACATCCAAAGAATAGTTATGTTCCGCATTCGCAATAGCGGAGTTAAGCAACTTCTCAACGATTGGAGAAGCAGATTTCGGAGTGTGACGGAGAATGGCAACCGCCTCACCTACTTGCTTGCCACGAATCAAGTCAACAACGAGTTGAGCTTTACGAGGAGCAATCCGGATAAACTTAGCATGTGCTTTTGCTTCCATTGTGTAACCTCCTTTCAAACATTAAAGATATTCATTTATCTTCTTGTTTTCTTATCATCAGCAGTATGGCCTTTGTACGTACGGGTTGGAGCGAACTCACCCAGTTTGTGTCCGACCATGTCCTCAGTTACATACACTGGCACGTGTTTACGACCATCGTAAACGCCAAATGTGTGTCCGATGAATTGCGGGAAAATTGTAGAACGACGGGACCAGGTTTTGATCACATTCTTCTTACCTGAAGCTTCCATCTCTTCTACCTTTTTAAGCATGTAGCCATCAATGAATGGCCCTTTTTTCAAACTGCGACCCATGTGGAGATCCTCCCTTCAAACATAGCTATTATGCATCCGCAGATGCCTCACGAAGTTATGCACAGTGTGTATTACTTCGTGCGGCGGCGAATGATGTATTTATCAGAAGCTTTATTTTTCTTACGCGTTTTGTAACCAAGTGTAGGTTTACCCCATGGTGACATTGGCGATTTACGTCCGATTGGAGCACGACCTTCACCACCACCGTGTGGGTGATCGTTAGGGTTCATTACTACACCACGAACCTCAGGACGTTTACCCAACCAACGGCTACGACCGGCTTTACCGATTTTGATGAGCTCGTGGTCTTGGTTACCTACAGATCCGATTGTCGCGCGGCAAACTTTCAAAATACGACGAACTTCTCCGGAAGAGAGACGAACGGAAACGTATTTTTCTTCTTTACCAAGCAATTGAGCTTCTGTACCAGCAGCACGAACCAATTGTCCGCCTTTACCTGGTTTCAACTCGATGTTGTGGATAACGGTACCTACTGGAATGTTTTCGAGTGGCAGTGCGTTACCGATTTTGATGTCTGATTCAGGTCCGGAGAATACTTGATCTCCAACTTTCAAACCTTTAGGAGCGATGATATAACGCTTTTCACCATCAGCATAGTGAATCAGAGCGATGTTGGATGTACGGTTCGGGTCATACTCAATCGTAGCAACGCGGCCCGGTATTCCATCTTTAGTACGTTTGAAGTCAATGATACGGTATTTACGTTTGTGTCCACCACCATGGTGACGAACTGTAATTTTACCTTGGTTGTTGCGGCCTGCTTGTTTGCTCAACGGGGCCAACAACGATTTCTCCGGCTGATTTGTGGTGATTTCCTCAAATGTAGAAACGGACATGTTCCGTCTTGCCGGGGATGTTGGTTTATACTTTTTGATTGGCACTGGGTTTCCCTCCTTACTTCAAAAATTCAATTATACAGTTTCAAAGAACTCAAGCGTTTTGCTGTCTTTTGTCAACGTTACAAACGCTTTTTTCCATTCGCTAGTATATCCGGAATAACGTCCGTACCGTTTCGGCTTAGCTGGAACACGAAGCGTGTTCACGTTTTTCACTTTTACATTGAAAATAGCTTCTACTGCCTTTTTGATCTCGGTTTTGTTTGCACGGATATCGACTTCAAATACATATTTCAAGTCGCTCATCATGTCAGCAGTACGTTCCGTAATAATCGGACGTTTTACAATATCACGAGGATCCTTCATTACGCGAGCACCTCCTCTACCTTCTGAACTGCTTCTTTCGTAATGATCAATTTGTCGTGCGAAAGCACGTCAAGAACATTAATGCCGTCAGCAGCTACGAATTTCACGCCTGGAATATTCCGTGCGGAAAGAGCTACATTATCATCATAGCTAGGGGCTACGATCAAAGCTTTACGTCCCACTTTGAGGTTACTCAAGATGGCTGCGAATTCTTTAGTTTTAGGCGTGCTCAACGTGAGAGCGTCCAAAACGATAATGTCATTGTCAAGCACTTTGGATGAAAGAGCTGATTTGATCGCCAAGCGGCGAACTTTCTTAGGCAGTTTATACGCATAGCTCCGTGGTGTTGGACCAAATACGATACCGCCGCCTTTCCATTGTGGTGAACGAATTGAACCTTGACGAGCGCGACCTGTACCTTTTTGTTTCCAAGGCTTACGTCCACCGCCACGTACTTCAGAACGTCCTTTTACTTTGTGGGTACCTTGACGAAGGGAAGCGCGTTGCATAAGAACTGCATCGTACAGAACGTGTTGGTTCGGCTCAATTCCGAAAACCGCATCGTTCAATTCAACTTCGCCTACTTGGCTACCATCTACATTGTAAACTGATACTTTTGGCATTTTGTGTTCCTCCTTTCTTCAGTGGTTATTTTTTCACCGTTTCTTTAACTCTGATGAGACTGTTTTTCGGTCCAGGAATGGAACCTTTCACGAGCAACACGTTACGCTCAGCGTCTACTTTAACTACTTCAAGACGTTGGATTGTAATAGTATCATGTCCCATGTGTCCTGGCAGGCGTTTGCCTTTAGGAACGCGGTTAGCTTGGATCGAACCCATTGAACCAGGGCCACGGTGGTAACGCGAACCGTGTGACATAGGTCCAGTGCTTTGTCCCCAACGTTTGATAACGCCGGCAAAACCTTTACCTTTAGAAATACCCGTTACGTCAACGAATTCGCCTTCAGCGAAAATGTCAGCTTTCAGTTCTTGGCCAACTTCATATTCTGCGATGTTGATACCGCGAACTTCACGAACGTAGCGCTTAGGGGCAGTGTTCGCTTTTTTAGCGTGACCTGCTTCTGGCTTGTTAGCATTTTTCTCTTTCTTATCAGAGTAACCGATTTGAATTGCTTCGTAGCCATCGTTCTCAATGTCTTTCTTTTGCAAAACAACACAAGGGCCTGCTTCGATAACCGTTACTGGAACGACGTTACCTTCAGGAGTAAATACTTGAGTCATTCCGAGTTTTTTTCCTAAGATTGCTTTCATGTTGACACCTCTTTTCCTTTATACATGGTCTTTGTTGTAGCTTGTATTACAATTTAATTTCGATATCTACACCGGACGGCAGATCCAAGCGCATCAAGGCATCCACAGTTTGTGGAGTCGGGTTAACGATGTCGATCAAACGTTTATGTGTACGTTGTTCGAATTGTTCCCGAGAATCCTTGTACTTGTGCACCGCACGAAGAATAGTAATGATTTGTTTTTCAGTAGGAAGCGGAATCGGACCGGATACACCAGCACCCGAACGTTTTGCTGTTTCAACAATTTTCTCCGCGGATTGATCAAGAATTCTGTGGTCGTAAGCTTTCAAACGAATACGAATTTTTTGCTTTGCCATTTTAGTCCCTCCTTCTATCGCCCAATTTTTTATCGGACATACTCCGTGAAAATTTTCTAACCACTCTCCCATGGCAAAGGGGCCGGGTGTGCCAGTAACCTCTCACATCATCGCAACGTCACAGAACAACATTCATTATTATATAGAAAAGATAGGCGTATTGCAAGCATATTTAAGAAAAACATTTAAACTTATCTTTTCTGATGAAATGACTTCGTTTATTGCAGTGTTAATCTTCAATATCCAGGCTGCCTTGCCAATCTTTCTAAACTCGTAAATGATGTTCATTTCGTATGACGCAGGTTCCGAACTTTAAACATAATAAAAGAGTTCTCTATCCGATGTCGGATAAAGAACTCTTCCGAAGCTTCGTTACAATACAATGTTACTCGTTCCAGTACACTGTTACATATGCTTTATTCAGCGTTAAGCCGAATTATTTTTGGATAGATGCTACGGAACCGGCACCTACTGTACGTCCGCCTTCACGAATGGAGAATTTAGTTCCTTCTTCAATCGCGATTGGGGAGATCAGGGAAACAGTAACAGTGATGTTATCACCAGGCATTACCATTTCAGTACCTTCAGGCAAGTTGATGATGCCTGTTACGTCAGTTGTACGGAAGTAGAACTGTGGACGGTAACCAGTGAAGAATGGTTTGTGACGTCCGCCCTCTTCTTTAGTCAGAACGTAGATTTGAGCTGTGAATTCTGTGTGTGGCTTTACAGAACCTGGTTTTGCAAGTACTTGACCACGCTCGATTTGAGTACGGTCAACACCACGCAACAATGCACCGATGTTGTCACCCGCTTGAGCGGAATCCAACAATTTACGGAACATCTCAACGCCTGTTACAACGGATTTTTTAGTTTCTTCAGTGATACCAACGATTTCGATCTCTTCGCCGACTTTAACAGTACCACGCTCTACACGGCCAGTAGCAACAGTACCACGACCAGTGATGGAGAATACGTCCTCGACAGGCATCAAGAAAGGCTTGTCAGTTTGACGCTCAGGCAGTGGGATGTAAGTGTCGATCTCTTTGAACATCTCAACGATTTTTTGAGCCCATTCGCCATCTGGGTTTGCCAGAGCTTCACGAGCGGATCCACGAGTGATTGGAGTATCGTCACCTGGGAACTCATATTCGTTAAGAAGGTCGCGAACTTCCATCTCAACCAATTCCAACAACTCTTCGTCTTCAACCATGTCACATTTGTTCAAGAATACAACAATGTAAGGTACGCCTACTTGACGGGAGAGCAAGATGTGCTCACGAGTTTGTGGCATTGGGCCGTCTGCTGCGGATACTACCAAGATAGCTCCATCCATTTGAGCCGCGCCAGTGATCATGTTTTTAACATAGTCGGCGTGACCTGGGCAGTCAACGTGAGCGTAGTGACGAGTGTCAGTTTCGTACTCAACGTGTGATGTGGAGATTGTGATACCGCGTTCGCGCTCTTCTGGAGCTTTGTCGATTTGGTCGAATGCAATTGCAGCACCACCGTAAGTTTTGGACAATACAGTTGTGATTGCAGCAGTCAGTGTTGTTTTACCGTGATCGACGTGACCAATAGTACCGATGTTAACGTGGGGTTTATTACGTTCGTATTTAGCCTTTGCCATTTGAACGTGGCCTCCTTAAAATTATAATTTTATGTTTTCACTGAATGAAGTGCTCCGAATTGAATTCTTATGCACTTGCATCCAGTGTGAGAAAACTACTCGGTGCCTTTTGTTTTGGCAACGATTTCTTCAGCGATGCTCTTAGGAACTTCTTCATAGTGAGAGAGTTCCATGGAGAATACGCCGCGTCCTTGAGTACCGGAACGAAGAGTTGTAGAGTAACCAAACATTTCAGACAGAGGTACCTTAGCACGGATGATTTGAGCTCCACTACGGGAATCCATACCTTCGATGCGGCCACGACGGGAGTTCAACATACCCATTACGTCACCCATGTACTCTTCTGGAACAGTTACTTCTACTTTCATGATAGGCTCAAGCAGAACTGGTTTACACTTGTCTTTAGCCGCTTTAAGCGCCATAGATCCGGCAATTTTAAATGCCATCTCATTGGAATCGACATCATGGTAAGATCCGTCTACGATTGTAGCCTTAACGTCAACAAGCGGGAAGCCTGCAATAACGCCGTTTTTCATTTGCTCTTCAATCCCTGACAGTGCAGGTTGAATGTATTCTCTTGGTACGGAACCACCGACAACCTTACTTTCGAACTGGCTGCCTGTACCCGGCTCGAGAGGTTCGAATTCAACCCATACGTGACCGTATTGACCACGACCACCGGATTGACGTACGAATTTACCTTCAACGCGCGCTGGAGCACGGAATGTTTCACGGTAAGCTACTTGTGGTTTACCCACAGTAGTTTCAACCTTGAACTCACGACGCATACGGTCGATGATGATATCAAGGTGAAGCTCACCCATACCTGCCAAGATCGTTTGGCCTGTTTCTTCGTCAGTATGAGCACGAAGAGTTGGATCCTCTTCAGTCAACTTACCGAGAGCAACACCCAGTTTATCCTGGTCAGCTTTGGTCTTAGGTTCAACAGCGATTTCGATAACCGGATCAGGGAAGTTCATTGACTCCAGGATAACCGGATTTTTCTCATCACATAGTGTATCACCTGTACCTGTATCTTTCAAACCTACGGCAGCTGCAATATCACCGGAGTAAACTACAGTGATTTCTTGACGGCTGTTCGCATGCATTTGAAGGATACGACCGATACGCTCACGTTTGTTTTTAGTGGCATTCAATACATATGATCCGGATTGAAGAACACCAGAGTATACGCGGAAGAATGTCAATTTACCAACGTAAGGGTCAGTCATAATTTTGAATGCCAATGCGGAGAATGGCTCTTCATCGGATGACTTACGAATTGCTTCAGTTCCATCTTCAAGATGTCCCGTGATCGATGCAACATCTGTTGGAGCTGGCAAGTAGTCTATAACAGCATCCAACATCAGTTGAACACCTTTGTTACGATATGAGGATCCACAGA
This window contains:
- the tuf gene encoding elongation factor Tu, coding for MAKAKYERNKPHVNIGTIGHVDHGKTTLTAAITTVLSKTYGGAAIAFDQIDKAPEERERGITISTSHVEYETDTRHYAHVDCPGHADYVKNMITGAAQMDGAILVVSAADGPMPQTREHILLSRQVGVPYIVVFLNKCDMVEDEELLELVEMEVRDLLNEYEFPGDDTPITRGSAREALANPDGEWAQKIVEMFKEIDTYIPLPERQTDKPFLMPVEDVFSITGRGTVATGRVERGTVKVGEEIEIVGITEETKKSVVTGVEMFRKLLDSAQAGDNIGALLRGVDRTQIERGQVLAKPGSVKPHTEFTAQIYVLTKEEGGRHKPFFTGYRPQFYFRTTDVTGIINLPEGTEMVMPGDNITVTVSLISPIAIEEGTKFSIREGGRTVGAGSVASIQK
- the fusA gene encoding elongation factor G — encoded protein: MAREFSLKNTRNIGIMAHIDAGKTTTTERILFYTGRTHKIGEVHEGAATMDWMEQEQERGITITSAATTAAWKGHRVNIIDTPGHVDFTVEVERSLRVLDGAVGVFSAKEGVEPQSETVWRQADKYGVPRIAYVNKMDIIGADFLNVVSDMRDRLQANAVAIQLPIGAENDFKGIIDIVAQRAHMYKDDLGQDIEETDIPAEFADQVEELRNELIERVAELDEDLTMKYLEGEEITIDEIKTVLRKGVVDVKIFPVICGSSYRNKGVQLMLDAVIDYLPAPTDVASITGHLEDGTEAIRKSSDEEPFSALAFKIMTDPYVGKLTFFRVYSGVLQSGSYVLNATKNKRERIGRILQMHANSRQEITVVYSGDIAAAVGLKDTGTGDTLCDEKNPVILESMNFPDPVIEIAVEPKTKADQDKLGVALGKLTEEDPTLRAHTDEETGQTILAGMGELHLDIIIDRMRREFKVETTVGKPQVAYRETFRAPARVEGKFVRQSGGRGQYGHVWVEFEPLEPGTGSQFESKVVGGSVPREYIQPALSGIEEQMKNGVIAGFPLVDVKATIVDGSYHDVDSNEMAFKIAGSMALKAAKDKCKPVLLEPIMKVEVTVPEEYMGDVMGMLNSRRGRIEGMDSRSGAQIIRAKVPLSEMFGYSTTLRSGTQGRGVFSMELSHYEEVPKSIAEEIVAKTKGTE